In Neospora caninum Liverpool complete genome, chromosome II, the following are encoded in one genomic region:
- a CDS encoding putative threonine synthase, giving the protein MKFVSTRGSKKRYSFVEAALAGLADDGGLLMPEHIPTVNAEMQNKWSCLPFPALCAEFLALFVDQAESCGSPEELRSSLHTITTRSFSAFNHPDIVTIKQLKPCSCADLDGSEIARKFRRLRSLHLQPSGMPQCEENHNWNGGEIHPCLLELFHGPTFAFKDIAMQFLGELLFFLLGKQPQTPASGLIVLVATSGDTGSAAIAAFKRRSPLIHVVILFPKGRTSEVQRLQMVTSQDPNIYCLEVKESSFDITSICIFVYMRIWAREHNSLKCLLSDCSFFQLNIHDYSRRYEGPFPHSGQPSRCGTQNNTRSNASAVTMDGFPSFRRGWKLSVVNSINCVRILIQAAYWWYSALKMQHEFNSGPGDVFELHGTETTTKRPCNIVVPTGNFGNIFSAFLAKQMGAPIGKLLLATNSNDVLGRVQETGVYDKRRGVRATCSPSMDIAAASNFERLLFSTCMIQGKLPQRGQTNAQATRDLIHKQGGSARESSSLPGEAQKVPDHCQTGDADTPEDKRVLSSSPPGVPIPGISHDTCVEQSHRSQQWCSTVRDVTERFDQEGYAQLSEEFLSFYRNHFSTEAVDDAETRKAIEKMYRLYGEIVDPHTAVGYAAYLKHVSKLPGEIQGSSAWSTSDGGQKDVQPRSNDPWLLASTAHFGKFPETILSVVGQDKFDIIPEELRNLKDMPQRCTAIDPSPESLRRFIVEKFLSRDRSKPPPHQTSECLA; this is encoded by the exons ATGAAGTTCGTCAGCACCAGAGGAAGTAAGAAGCGATACAGCTTCGTGGAAGCGGCGCTCGCAG GACTCGCCGACGACGGAGGCTTACTCATGCCTGAACATATTCCCACGGTTAACGCGGAAATGCAAAACAAGTGGAG TTGCTTACCGTTTCCAGCACTATGCGCTGAATTTCTTGCGCTCTTCGTCGACCAAGCAG AAAGCTGCGGCTCTCCGGAAGAACTCCGGAGTTCTTTACATACAATAACGACGCGAAGCTTCTCGGCTTTCAATCACCCGGATATCGTGACAATCAAGCAGTTGAAGCCGTGTTCCTGTGCCGACCTGGATGGGTCAGAAATAGCTCGAAAGTTCCGGCGTTTAAGGTCACTCCACCTTCAGCCCAGCGGAATGCCACAGTGTGAAGAAAACCACAATTGGAATGGGGGAGAAATCCATCCGTGCCTATTGGAGCTCTTTCACGGACCTACATTTGCGTTCAAGGACATTGCAATGCAATTCCTAG GGGAactccttttttttcttctgggGAAGCAGCCGCAAACGCCAGCGTCCGGCTTGATTGTCCTAGTGGCGACGAGCGGGGATACAGGGAGCGCAGCGATTGCAG CATTCAAGAGAAGGTCGCCGTTGATTCACGTAGTGATTCTGTTCCCAAAAGGTCGCACATCCGAGGTTCAGCGGCTCCAGATGGTGACTTCACAGGACCCAAACATTTACTGTCTTGAGGTTAAAG AATCGTCCTTCGACATTACAAGCATTtgcatatttgtatatatgcgtatatggGCTAGGGAGCACAACTCTCTGAAATGCTTGCTTTCAGATTGTAGCTTTTTC CAACTCAACATTCACGATTACTCACGGCGCTATGAAGGACCTTTCCCTCACAGCGGGCAACCTTCTCGGTGTGGAACTCAAAACAACACACGAAGCAATGCATCAGCAGTAACTATGGACGGGTTTCCTTCATTCCGGAGAGGATGGAAACTTTCTGTGGTAAATAGTATCAACTGCGTTCGAATCCTTATTCAGGCAGCCTATTGGTGGTATTCTGCTCTAAAAATGCAACACGAGTTT AACAGTGGGCCCGGCGACGTTTTCGAATTGCATGGCACCGAAACTACGACCAAACGTCCCTGCAACATTGTCGTTCCGACTGGCAATTTTGGCAACATTTTTTCCGCCTTCCTTGCAAAGCAGATGGGTGCGCCAATTGGCAAACTTTTGTTGGCGACCAACAGTAACGACGTTCTCGGCCGGGTTCAGGAGACTGGGGTATATGACAAG CGACGAGGAGTCCGGGCCACGTGCAGTCCGTCAATGGATATAGCTGCTGCAAGTAACTTTGAGAGACTCCTTTTCAGCACCTGCATGATCCAAGGGAAGTTGCCTCAGAGAGGGCAGACAAACGCACAAGCAACTCGAGACCTGATTCATAAGCAAGGGGGTAGTGCACGAGAGAGTTCGTCATTGCCGGGTGAAGCTCAAAAGGTGCCAGATCACTGTCAGACGGGAGACGCTGACACGCCAGAAGACAAACGAGTTTTATCATCCTCGCCTCCCGGAGTGCCCATTCCTGGCATATCACACGACACTTGCGTGGAACAGTCGCACAGATCTCAGCAGTGGTGTAGCACAGTTCGAGATGTGACGGAGAGATTCGATCAAGAAGGTTATGCTCAGCTGAGTGAGGAATTCCTAAGCTTCTACAGGAATCACTTTTCCACTGAGGCTGTTGACGATGCCGAGACTAGAAAAGCAATCGAAAAAATGTACCGTCTCTATGGAGAAATAGTCGATCCTCATACAG CCGTCGGCTATGCAGCGTATCTGAAACATGTATCGAAACTCCCCGGTGAGATTCAGGGCTCTTCCGCTTGGTCAACAAGCGACGGCGGACAGAAAGATGTCCAACCAAGAAGCAACGATCCTTGGCTGCTGGCATCAACTGCCCATTTCGGCAAATTTCCTGAGACAATCCTGTCGGTTGTCGGACAAGATAAATTTGACATCATTCCCGAGGAG CTGAGGAACCTGAAGGATATGCCGCAGCGCTGTACTGCGATCGACCCTTCTCCGGAGAGTCTGAGGAGGTTCATCGTCGAGAAGTTTCTGAGCCGTGACAGATCTAAGCCTCCACCTCATCAAACAAGCGAGTGCTTGGCATAG